The Prunus persica cultivar Lovell chromosome G7, Prunus_persica_NCBIv2, whole genome shotgun sequence genome has a segment encoding these proteins:
- the LOC18769256 gene encoding protein PNS1 translates to MHSVYIIFLIRTWEISIHLILLNLGGKGTCRNSRYIYIKQQGQMMELHSTSATSKNIQREVQEEEDRPSFTNHIKAQEPSIIPTETATAGKFLRRLFTILFYLHLILIAIFVVFLTLYGLISTSRNHHFQPLKFYPPLLTSTACSAIVAFIWQWVTGSSPSKAIKAAFWLSPLLTCAVGVLLVSVGSAQSLAAGVVAVICALIQSLYACWVSPRFEYAIRILSVSTAFPPAKTTMLVLQSISISILYSCFLVSGIGRATATRSSLNVLFHSVILLSMAWTMQVIKNILLVTVSRIKYMHFAWGTDIDTPKAFRDTLKHLMGSICIGSILVPVLGVIRGSARGMKLVAGDTDEFLFSCANCYAGMASTLVMYGNRWGFVHVGAYDKGFVQASSDTWEMFRSAGLKELIDLDLTGSFCFLSGVAAGAICSLASGTWALAIHKSYAAEVSIYAFFIGYFMCRIAMAWPQACVSSYYVAYAENPESVRFDSTIPVRLDELQRFQA, encoded by the exons ACCTGGGAAATTTCCATCCATCTCATTTTGTTGAATCTTGGAGGCAAAGGAACTTGTAGAAAttcaagatatatatatattaaacaaCAAGGTCAAATGATGGAACTTCATTCAACCAGTGCAACTTCAAAGAACATCCAAAGAGAagttcaagaagaagaagataggcCTTCATTCACCAACCACATCAAG GCACAAGAGCCTAGCATCATTCCAACTGAGACAGCCACGGCTGGGAAATTCCTCAGGAGGCTCTTTACAATTCTTTTTTACTTGCACTTGATCCTCATTGCCATCTTCGTCGTCTTCCTTACACTGTATGGCCTCATCTCCACCTCTCGCaatcaccattttcaaccccTCAAGTTTTATCCTCCATTGCTCACTTCAACAGCCTGCTCTGCAATTGTTGCTTTCATATGGCAATGGGTCACTGGCTCAAGCCCTTCTAAAGCTATCAAGGCTGCCTTTTGGCTTAGCCCTTTGTTAACCTGCGCAGTCGGTGTACTGCTTGTATCTGTAGGTTCTGCTCAAAGTTTGGCCGCAGGCGTGGTTGCAGTCATTTGTGCCCTCATTCAATCCCTGTATGCCTGTTGGGTCAGTCCCCGTTTTGAATATGCCATCCGGATTTTATCAGTTTCCACTGCTTTCCCTCCTGCTAAAACTACCATGTTAGTCCTTCAGTCAATTTCCATCAGCATTCTTTACTCATGTTTCTTGGTGTCTGGCATTGGAAGAGCCACTGCCACCAGAAGTAGTTTGAATGTGCTGTTCCACTCAGTAATCTTGCTGAGCATGGCATGGACTATGCAAGTAATCAAGAACATACTTCTTGTTACTGTCTCACGCATCAAGTACATGCACTTTGCATGGGGAACAGATATTGACACACCTAAGGCTTTCCGCGACACACTTAAGCACTTGATGGGGAGTATCTGCATTGGCTCCATCTTGGTTCCAGTTCTCGGGGTTATTCGGGGCTCTGCCCGAGGCATGAAATTGGTTGCAGGGGATACCGACGAGTTTCTGTTTTCATGTGCCAACTGTTATGCAGGAATGGCTTCAACGCTGGTAATGTATGGGAACCGGTGGGGTTTTGTGCATGTCGGGGCGTATGATAAGGGCTTCGTGCAGGCATCATCAGATACTTGGGAGATGTTCAGGAGTGCAGGATTAAAAGAATTAATCGACTTGGATCTCACAGGATCATTCTGCTTTCTTTCTGGGGTGGCAGCAGGTGCAATATGCAGCCTAGCGAGTGGAACTTGGGCTCTTGCGATTCATAAGAGCTATGCTGCAGAAGTTTCAATCTATGCATTCTTCATCGGCTATTTCATG TGTAGGATTGCTATGGCATGGCCCCAAGCATGTGTTTCGTCTTACTATGTGGCTTATGCAGAAAATCCAGAGAGCGTTCGCTTTGACTCGACCATCCCCGTTCGCCTTGATGAGCTCCAGAGATTTCAAGCATAA